In Trichoderma asperellum chromosome 1, complete sequence, a single window of DNA contains:
- a CDS encoding uncharacterized protein (EggNog:ENOG41), translated as MDSDEGVDVIPVPWGRLKAWIEAQEKAEQSGYNPNPPTKVQVAALSHLVDFMDEPEPTPKSIGKLDYVSELMQLAQSKSVAPPMFRDLAPIEVPVGGVLLQRWRTVCTLPFANNKEFPCPGYGLREGKQLPLSKSKKLSKQYAAKYAFLYAKNHFGASTSSNGGAPVATNTSPPARNPTPDSNHNNNNNNNNNNNNNNNNNNNNNVSVGHTSPAKVQAPSGGAPLSPSSTLPSPSSSTGDLTNGGSSAAEDTDFYDSKTLPSLLDQVKKETKILKLGYPIFDIFPDPETPGMYAGKPIFKNNSRIPEGLGYIKGALTKALAKELVAEEILQYCKAQRKRLEGLMNTFNPLEKE; from the exons ATGGACAGCGACGAAGGCGTCGACGTTATACCAGTGCCGTGGGGCCGGCTCAAAGCCTGGATCGAGGcccaagaaaaagcagagcagagtGGTTACAATCCTAACCCGCCGACAAAGGTGCAGGTCGCGGCGCTTTCTCACCTTGTCGACTTCATGGACGAGCCTGAGCCGACTCCCAAGTCCATCGGTAAACTCGACTACGTGAGCGAGCTGATGC AGCTCGCCCAGAGCAAATCAGTTGCTCCTCCAATGTTCCGAGACCTGGCACCCATAGAGGTTCCCGTTGGCGGCGTGCTCTTGCAGCGGTGGAGAACAGTCTGCACCCTTCCCTTCGCTAACAACAAGGAATTTCCGTGCCCGGGCTACGGACTTCGCGAAGGCAAACAACTTCCGTTGAGTAAATCGAAGAAG CTATCCAAGCAGTACGCAGCCAAATACGCATTCTTGTATGCAAAAAACCATTTCGGAGCTTCTACTTCAAGCAATGGCGGCGCTCCCGTGGCAACAAATACCTCTCCCCCGGCAAGAAACCCAACACCAGATAGcaaccacaacaacaacaacaacaacaacaacaacaacaacaacaacaacaacaacaacaacaacaacaatgtcAGTGTAGGTCATACTTCTCCTGCAAAGGTTCAGGCACCCTCGGGCGGCGCCCCTCTATCACCGTCCTCGACGTTGCCATCGCCGTCATCAAGTACCGGCGACCTCACAAATGGCGGCTCATCGGCTGCCGAGGATACAGACTTCTACGACAGCAAAACACTCCCCTCCCTTCTGGACcaagttaaaaaagaaacaaaaatttTGAAACTCGGCTATCCCATCTTTGATATTTTCCCTGACCCCGAGACCCCGGGAATGTACGCTGGGAAACCCATCTTTAAGAACAACAGTCGCATCCCCGAGGGCTTGGGCTATATTAAAGGTGCTCTCACAAAGGCCTTGGCCAAGGAGCTTGTTGCTGAAGAGATACTCCAATATTGTAAAGCGCAGCGGAAACGACTGGAGGGCCTTATGAATACTTTTAATCCTCTTGAAAAAGAGTAG